A single window of Leptospiraceae bacterium DNA harbors:
- a CDS encoding tetratricopeptide repeat protein has product MDFKKIRVVGVLVFLLWNTNSIFSQTVAEAVGQMEKLNYKKSIETLDKVIKKNPDDVIAYSYRGYAYMMLNDFKSALADYKKADSISSTIDTLSGIQWALLANGKYDESISTGEKILKLDKDNYFAKFRMSEAYKAKQDYPKSIELLDQLISKYPDSAATYMYRGYAHMMNGSYDKALADYKKADSIYSTIDTLSGIQWALLAMGKNDESIAAGQKVLALDPNNYYAKQRIGDAYLEKKEYAKASENYKQLQAQYGKNADLLWKIGLCEYYTGNKDEATKLFQEGSKLSPEHKGIQKALSGGSAYPYFAVIPEYSGYSFKGSDFIGNGQKYGLGVSYSPNENWNIRASAIHDVTQNLSSSKGVTNYITDPINLAYLSSYGYLAKPSSIPSYYTSAINMYYLGNLITSQNYVTTKYAVGVSYKLSDRFSLSITPQVLSSNTPYLSGGAAGQIGISYTNNFTISVSGAAISAPSSKGGQGTVTFYYPFLDKFYSSSTISGQSMSVAASETYLISTSPLYFGTDTYKKSKGYGFFQQEFGFALQYFYAGIGGRYGTARTPFMGENWIYTGFDLLYGGYGQIGIKTENLTIQLQFSHDKWLDSRNERPSSDTVKFMLIWRI; this is encoded by the coding sequence ATGGATTTTAAGAAAATCAGAGTAGTCGGCGTTTTAGTATTTCTTTTATGGAATACGAATTCAATTTTTTCGCAAACAGTAGCCGAGGCTGTTGGACAAATGGAAAAACTGAATTACAAGAAATCAATCGAGACACTCGATAAAGTAATCAAAAAGAATCCAGATGATGTTATTGCATATTCCTATAGAGGTTATGCATACATGATGTTGAATGATTTCAAAAGCGCACTAGCAGATTATAAGAAAGCTGATAGTATAAGCTCTACTATTGATACGTTATCCGGCATACAATGGGCTCTTCTTGCCAATGGAAAGTATGACGAGAGCATTTCTACTGGAGAAAAAATCCTAAAACTAGATAAAGATAATTATTTTGCAAAGTTTAGAATGTCCGAGGCATATAAGGCTAAGCAAGATTATCCGAAATCGATTGAATTACTAGATCAACTCATCAGTAAGTATCCTGACTCTGCTGCCACGTATATGTATAGAGGCTATGCCCATATGATGAATGGTAGTTATGATAAGGCATTGGCAGATTATAAAAAGGCTGATAGTATTTATTCTACAATTGATACGTTATCCGGCATCCAGTGGGCGCTTCTTGCGATGGGTAAGAATGACGAAAGCATTGCCGCCGGTCAAAAAGTTCTAGCGTTAGATCCAAATAACTATTACGCAAAACAACGAATTGGCGACGCATACTTAGAAAAAAAAGAATATGCTAAAGCCTCCGAGAATTATAAACAACTGCAAGCCCAATACGGTAAGAATGCTGATCTTCTTTGGAAAATCGGTCTATGCGAATACTATACTGGAAACAAAGACGAGGCAACAAAACTATTTCAAGAAGGTAGTAAGCTTTCTCCTGAACACAAAGGAATTCAAAAGGCTTTGTCAGGCGGTAGCGCATACCCTTATTTTGCCGTTATCCCAGAATATAGTGGATATAGTTTCAAAGGATCGGACTTTATTGGCAATGGACAAAAATACGGATTGGGTGTTTCGTATAGCCCGAATGAAAATTGGAATATACGAGCAAGTGCCATTCATGATGTAACACAAAATCTTAGTTCAAGCAAAGGGGTCACGAATTATATCACCGATCCGATTAACTTAGCTTATCTATCTTCGTATGGTTATTTAGCCAAACCTTCTTCCATCCCAAGCTATTATACATCAGCGATTAACATGTATTATCTGGGAAATTTAATTACATCGCAGAATTATGTAACGACTAAGTATGCCGTTGGTGTTTCTTACAAGTTATCCGATCGTTTTTCTTTGAGCATTACCCCGCAAGTTCTTAGTTCGAATACACCTTATCTAAGTGGTGGCGCTGCCGGGCAAATTGGAATTAGCTACACAAACAACTTTACTATTTCAGTTTCGGGTGCGGCGATTTCTGCTCCCAGCAGTAAAGGTGGTCAAGGAACGGTTACTTTCTATTATCCGTTTTTAGATAAATTCTATTCTTCTTCTACCATTAGCGGTCAATCCATGTCAGTTGCAGCTTCTGAAACTTATCTAATTTCAACTTCACCGCTTTATTTTGGAACTGATACGTATAAAAAATCTAAAGGCTATGGATTCTTCCAACAAGAATTTGGTTTTGCTCTACAATATTTTTATGCTGGAATTGGAGGTAGATACGGAACTGCACGAACTCCATTCATGGGAGAAAATTGGATCTACACAGGATTTGATTTACTTTACGGAGGATACGGGCAAATTGGAATTAAAACAGAGAATCTTACAATTCAATTGCAATTCAGTCATGATAAATGGCTTGATTCAAGAAATGAGAGACCTAGTTCAGATACTGTAAAATTTATGCTTATATGGAGAATATAA
- a CDS encoding urea transporter — translation MNFLKTIYFGTLSAYSSILFSPSPYLGLLIFFATLFNWEAGAMGLLGIIFSILVAMFLGVHEERIKKGSLGFNGLLVGLSINLYHNVDFTLIFILFAAIVLLVFLTIALEYAFSYFLGLPILSIPFVIVSVIVYFSFYDYNGLNFRTTNHDFPYDPLFPESFNYMLYYFKSLGGIFFQSSPWAGLCFALILFASSRIAFLLSIIGFITGITFHILLQGKMGNISAGSVGFNYILTAIAVGGIFLVPSPSTFLIAALASMVSALVSSFASVLFTPFSIPILALPFTSVTLLFIYTIKLLRNRNFVAVDFLPGAPESNLDYYKTRLQRFGVSGLYIRLPFSGKWKVSQGFNGKYTHRDAWKESLDFMAIDSEGNVRKGKENTCEDFYTFGLTVLAPCAGRVTKVVKHLEDNKPGEVDTKNNWGNFVLIEHTPFLFSHVSHFLKNSISVKEGDYVTAGTKIGLAGNSGRSLEPHIHLHFQSTPELGSSTIPVSFTQYQNEVDGKTLIHFNEIPSEEQVISNLHSDFNLKNFYSLSPGEEFKISLTKNNTKTYTEKWKVHLDLLGNRFLEDEKDNRVYFYVSPDYFSCLDYIGKKNTALFFFYLASYRVPFINNSSQWKDRMSYKYFSSLPVRLVKDLIHPFSDSVGFEWQGEMIEKDTSLSLKVKVLRNTSIILYELDLAPDVSAPGVIQIKNREGDQWILRKSE, via the coding sequence ATGAATTTTTTAAAAACCATTTATTTTGGAACACTTTCTGCTTATTCTTCAATCCTTTTCAGTCCAAGCCCCTATCTGGGGCTTTTGATTTTCTTTGCAACCCTGTTTAATTGGGAAGCCGGTGCGATGGGGTTACTTGGTATTATCTTCTCTATTTTGGTTGCGATGTTTTTGGGAGTGCATGAAGAGAGAATCAAGAAAGGTTCTCTTGGATTCAACGGTCTTCTAGTTGGATTATCCATTAACCTCTACCATAATGTAGATTTTACTTTGATATTTATTTTATTTGCGGCAATTGTATTGTTAGTTTTTCTTACCATTGCTCTTGAGTATGCCTTTTCCTATTTTCTAGGCTTACCGATATTATCCATACCGTTTGTGATTGTTAGCGTAATTGTATACTTTTCATTCTATGATTACAACGGATTAAACTTTAGAACGACAAATCATGATTTTCCGTATGATCCTCTATTTCCAGAAAGCTTTAATTATATGCTCTATTACTTCAAAAGTTTGGGAGGAATTTTCTTTCAATCTAGTCCCTGGGCGGGATTATGCTTTGCTTTAATACTCTTTGCATCGAGTCGAATTGCATTTTTACTTTCTATCATAGGATTTATAACTGGAATCACTTTCCATATTTTACTTCAAGGAAAAATGGGAAATATCTCTGCTGGTTCAGTTGGGTTTAATTATATATTAACCGCAATTGCTGTCGGAGGAATTTTCCTTGTTCCTAGTCCTTCCACTTTCTTAATCGCTGCCCTCGCTTCTATGGTCAGTGCCCTTGTGTCATCATTCGCGAGTGTTTTGTTTACTCCATTTAGTATTCCTATTTTGGCTTTGCCATTCACAAGCGTTACACTTTTATTTATTTATACAATAAAGCTATTACGCAACAGAAACTTTGTGGCTGTTGATTTTCTTCCCGGCGCACCTGAGTCCAATTTAGATTATTACAAAACTAGGTTGCAGAGATTTGGTGTAAGTGGTCTTTATATTCGATTACCCTTTTCTGGAAAATGGAAAGTGTCGCAAGGGTTTAACGGTAAGTATACCCACCGCGATGCATGGAAAGAAAGCCTTGATTTTATGGCGATAGACTCAGAAGGAAACGTTCGAAAAGGAAAAGAAAACACTTGCGAAGATTTTTATACTTTCGGGCTAACAGTGCTTGCCCCCTGTGCAGGTAGAGTCACTAAAGTGGTAAAGCATTTAGAGGACAATAAACCGGGTGAAGTAGATACAAAAAATAATTGGGGCAATTTCGTGTTAATCGAACACACTCCATTTCTATTTTCTCATGTATCCCATTTTCTAAAAAACTCTATCTCTGTAAAAGAAGGCGATTACGTAACTGCTGGCACAAAGATTGGTCTGGCAGGAAATTCTGGTAGAAGTTTAGAGCCACATATTCATTTGCATTTTCAATCTACGCCGGAATTGGGAAGTTCAACCATTCCAGTTAGCTTTACTCAATACCAAAATGAAGTAGATGGCAAAACACTAATTCATTTCAATGAAATTCCATCAGAAGAACAAGTAATTTCAAATTTACATTCTGATTTTAATTTGAAAAACTTTTACTCTCTTTCTCCCGGTGAGGAATTTAAGATTAGCCTCACTAAGAATAACACGAAGACCTATACTGAAAAATGGAAAGTGCATTTAGATTTATTGGGCAATCGATTTCTTGAAGATGAAAAAGACAACCGTGTTTACTTTTATGTATCCCCAGATTATTTTTCTTGCTTAGATTATATTGGTAAAAAGAATACAGCTCTTTTCTTCTTTTACCTTGCAAGTTATCGTGTTCCATTTATTAACAATTCGAGTCAATGGAAAGATAGAATGTCGTATAAGTATTTTTCAAGCCTACCAGTTCGTCTTGTAAAGGATTTAATTCATCCATTCAGTGACAGTGTTGGCTTCGAGTGGCAAGGCGAAATGATTGAAAAAGATACAAGCCTCAGTTTAAAAGTAAAAGTATTACGCAATACAAGCATTATCCTCTATGAGCTAGATTTAGCACCAGATGTATCTGCTCCTGGAGTCATTCAAATTAAAAATAGAGAGGGAGATCAATGGATTTTAAGAAAATCAGAGTAG
- a CDS encoding response regulator, with amino-acid sequence MKLSLKIFAVYLFFTLGILVPTGISVYISAIRFVETQIQDGLEEKAGHIFDKMDRVLFERYSDMQTISADPIFLDTKVNSEEITKKLISYRNQRKVYISLSYYDKNCIKIADTNGLAIGDKCKDSTWTREVYSENKISAASDILYLEEIGNKVIVFAAPVMSQDGVLIGAVTAFVSIGRLHQIISGSKDLEDYALIDLLDHEGNTIYSNHRSFKKDSLFKQSEKEILSTDTIYAKEGEPGFLDFQGNRWQLFLQIPNEKAFADIVTIRNKGITIGLILISLSLLIVYFLSRKVIAPLLILKRAADEFGRGDLEKRVPVASSDEIGELSLTFNKMALDLSSSLTELERKNQELEKLDKLKDEFLSNTSHELKTPLNGIIGIADSMIDGATGKLQKESVKNLRMISDSGRRLSNLVNDILDFSKLKNHEIAIQKKPIDIKSLADMVLLLSRHLLNGKNIDLINSIPENTPAILGDDNRLQQILLNLIGNAIKFTEMGKVEIYAKPNNEEELMIIISDTGIGIPTDKFNSIFQSFEQVDASISREYGGTGLGLSITKTLIELHSGRIWVESEVRKGSQFYFTIPISNEKAVATVNEGLVPLGVTPEYADESLETRIVDESHRNIKILVVDDEPVNVQVLENHLSLADYTVFKAQNGDEALAILEKEEINLILLDIMMPRLSGYEVCKIVRRKQTSGNLPIIMLTAKNLISDLVYGFECGANDYLAKPFQKEELLTRIKTHIQISTLNKSYERFVPHDYLQFLSKESIIDVNLGDNVATDMSVVFSDIRSFSTLSETMTPQENFNFVNAYFKRVSPKVREYRGIIVKYVGDAIMAVFKERTEDAIDSAIAQLNELSIYNQRRAANGYSPIQTGYGIHTGFMMLGMIGEVNRMQGDAFSDHVNLAARLEGLTKYYGAQIIISSVVLGKVKDPSKYSVRYLDRVRVKGRNQPIEIYEVMNSDEDLIRDKKIKTNAEFKKGINFYLQGDMKSANAILKELNQNFPEDKAVVQYLDRTIEYLKFGLPEGWEGVYDMKSK; translated from the coding sequence ATGAAATTATCCTTAAAAATCTTCGCGGTATATTTATTTTTTACACTTGGCATTCTAGTTCCCACTGGAATTTCTGTTTATATTTCTGCAATTCGTTTTGTCGAAACGCAAATACAGGATGGATTAGAAGAGAAAGCAGGACATATATTTGATAAAATGGATAGAGTTCTATTTGAACGTTATTCCGATATGCAAACAATCAGTGCGGATCCAATTTTTCTGGATACAAAAGTTAATTCAGAGGAAATTACTAAAAAGCTTATCTCCTATCGAAACCAAAGAAAGGTTTACATCTCATTATCCTATTACGATAAAAACTGTATCAAGATAGCGGATACGAATGGTTTGGCGATTGGAGATAAATGCAAAGATTCAACTTGGACTAGAGAAGTTTATTCTGAAAATAAAATCAGCGCAGCTAGTGATATTTTATACCTAGAAGAAATTGGCAACAAAGTAATTGTATTTGCTGCTCCTGTGATGAGTCAAGATGGAGTTCTGATAGGAGCGGTTACTGCATTTGTCTCCATTGGTAGGCTTCACCAGATTATAAGTGGGAGCAAAGATTTAGAAGACTATGCATTGATTGATTTACTCGACCATGAGGGTAATACTATTTATTCCAACCATCGTTCTTTTAAAAAAGATTCTTTATTCAAACAATCCGAAAAAGAAATTCTATCAACCGATACAATTTATGCAAAAGAAGGCGAACCCGGATTTCTTGATTTCCAGGGAAACCGTTGGCAGTTATTTTTACAAATTCCAAACGAAAAAGCATTCGCAGATATTGTTACAATTCGCAATAAAGGCATTACCATCGGGCTAATCCTCATTTCCCTCTCGCTTCTTATTGTTTATTTTCTTTCAAGAAAAGTAATTGCCCCACTGTTGATTCTAAAGCGAGCCGCTGACGAGTTTGGTCGTGGTGATTTAGAAAAAAGAGTTCCTGTTGCATCGTCAGACGAAATAGGTGAACTCTCTCTCACATTTAACAAGATGGCTCTCGATTTGAGTTCTAGTCTAACGGAATTAGAAAGAAAGAATCAAGAATTAGAAAAATTAGATAAACTGAAAGATGAATTTCTATCGAATACATCGCACGAATTAAAAACTCCACTCAATGGAATCATTGGAATTGCAGATTCAATGATAGATGGGGCTACAGGCAAATTACAAAAAGAATCTGTAAAAAATCTCCGTATGATAAGTGATAGCGGAAGAAGACTATCTAACTTAGTAAATGATATTTTAGATTTTTCAAAATTAAAAAATCACGAGATAGCTATTCAGAAAAAACCAATCGACATAAAGTCGTTAGCCGATATGGTATTACTTCTGTCCAGACATCTTTTAAATGGAAAGAACATTGACCTTATAAACAGCATTCCAGAAAATACTCCGGCAATTTTAGGCGATGACAATCGATTACAGCAAATCCTTCTTAACCTCATAGGAAATGCGATTAAGTTTACTGAAATGGGGAAAGTGGAAATCTACGCAAAGCCAAATAACGAAGAAGAGCTAATGATTATTATCTCCGACACAGGAATAGGAATTCCAACAGATAAATTTAATTCCATCTTTCAATCGTTTGAGCAAGTAGATGCATCGATTTCAAGGGAATATGGAGGAACTGGTCTCGGTCTTAGTATCACGAAAACTCTAATCGAATTACATTCAGGTAGAATATGGGTAGAATCTGAAGTAAGAAAAGGTAGTCAGTTCTATTTTACGATTCCTATTTCCAATGAGAAAGCTGTAGCGACTGTGAACGAAGGTCTTGTTCCGTTAGGGGTTACTCCTGAGTATGCGGATGAATCTTTAGAGACTCGTATAGTTGATGAATCTCATCGTAATATAAAGATTCTTGTTGTAGATGATGAGCCGGTCAATGTTCAAGTTCTAGAAAATCATTTGAGCCTTGCTGATTATACAGTTTTCAAAGCACAAAATGGAGACGAAGCATTAGCAATTTTAGAAAAGGAAGAAATCAACCTTATCCTTTTAGATATAATGATGCCAAGACTTTCTGGATATGAAGTTTGTAAAATTGTGAGAAGAAAACAAACAAGTGGAAACCTGCCCATTATAATGCTTACGGCAAAAAACTTAATCAGTGATCTTGTATACGGATTCGAATGTGGGGCTAATGATTATTTAGCGAAACCATTTCAAAAAGAAGAATTACTTACAAGAATCAAAACGCATATTCAAATCTCTACACTTAATAAATCTTACGAAAGATTTGTTCCGCATGATTATCTACAATTTCTATCCAAAGAGAGTATAATTGACGTTAATCTCGGAGACAACGTAGCCACAGATATGTCAGTCGTTTTTTCTGATATACGATCCTTCTCTACTCTTTCTGAGACAATGACTCCACAAGAGAATTTTAATTTTGTAAATGCATATTTTAAAAGAGTAAGTCCGAAAGTGCGTGAGTATCGAGGAATTATTGTGAAGTATGTGGGAGACGCAATCATGGCTGTATTCAAAGAAAGAACGGAAGATGCAATTGACTCAGCCATTGCCCAATTGAATGAGCTTTCCATTTATAACCAAAGAAGAGCGGCTAATGGATATTCTCCAATCCAAACAGGATATGGAATTCATACAGGCTTTATGATGCTCGGGATGATTGGAGAAGTAAATCGTATGCAAGGAGATGCATTTTCGGATCACGTAAACTTGGCTGCAAGGCTTGAGGGGCTAACGAAATATTATGGTGCACAGATAATTATTAGTTCTGTGGTTCTGGGAAAAGTAAAAGATCCATCAAAGTATTCAGTTCGATATTTAGATCGTGTGCGTGTAAAGGGAAGAAACCAACCAATTGAAATCTATGAAGTGATGAACTCTGATGAAGATTTAATTCGAGATAAGAAAATTAAAACGAATGCAGAATTTAAGAAAGGTATCAATTTCTATCTGCAGGGAGATATGAAATCAGCGAATGCAATTTTAAAAGAGCTGAATCAGAATTTTCCAGAAGATAAAGCGGTGGTTCAATACTTAGATAGAACTATTGAGTATTTAAAGTTTGGACTTCCCGAAGGCTGGGAAGGCGTTTACGACATGAAGAGTAAATAG
- a CDS encoding alanine racemase has protein sequence MSKRMYVRPVIRRQYMGAANKFGGFNIPETMHSIDGISIETLLEKHGSPLFIFSETTIRKKISEYKQAFESRYPSFQPTWSYKTNYLNAICKVFHKEGFWAEVVSAFEYQKARKNGIPGNRIIFNGPYKPYEALKLAVSEGARIHADHLDEIRDLMKISEELGKRVDLAIRINMDTGIYPSWSRFGFNLESGHALEAARRIAHSGGKLALVGVHSHIGTFMMDPSAYKRAAAKIADFYKKVRDELRQPMQYIDLGGGFVSANKLKSTYFAGSSLLPSFDQYAEAICSSLYDSFSPEEPPPLFLESGRAMVDDSGYLVSTVVGNKTMPSGKRAVVLNAGLNLLYVSTWYDLKISPVKDYSKAYEDVTLYGPLCMNIDVVRENVLLPNMSRGDHLVIHPVGAYNVTQWMQFIEMRPAVILIQQGGNVKEIRRRETVDDINAMELE, from the coding sequence ATGAGTAAACGTATGTATGTTCGCCCAGTAATTCGCAGACAATATATGGGCGCTGCTAATAAATTCGGAGGATTTAATATTCCAGAGACAATGCATTCTATTGACGGAATTTCCATTGAGACTCTCCTGGAAAAACACGGTTCGCCGCTATTTATTTTTTCAGAAACTACAATTCGTAAAAAGATTAGCGAATACAAACAAGCTTTCGAATCTCGCTATCCTTCGTTTCAACCAACTTGGTCTTATAAAACAAATTATTTAAATGCAATTTGTAAAGTCTTTCACAAAGAAGGATTTTGGGCAGAAGTAGTTTCTGCTTTTGAATACCAAAAAGCTAGAAAGAATGGCATTCCTGGAAATAGAATTATTTTTAACGGACCTTATAAACCATACGAAGCATTAAAACTTGCTGTCTCAGAAGGAGCAAGAATTCACGCCGATCATCTCGATGAAATCAGAGACTTAATGAAAATTTCCGAAGAGCTTGGAAAGAGAGTAGACCTCGCCATTCGAATCAATATGGATACAGGTATTTATCCGTCATGGAGTCGATTTGGTTTTAATTTAGAATCCGGTCATGCACTAGAAGCAGCTAGAAGAATTGCACACAGTGGTGGCAAATTAGCATTAGTCGGTGTTCACTCTCATATTGGAACTTTCATGATGGATCCTTCTGCTTACAAAAGAGCAGCAGCAAAGATTGCAGACTTCTATAAAAAAGTAAGAGATGAACTTCGTCAACCAATGCAATACATTGACCTTGGCGGTGGTTTTGTTTCTGCAAATAAATTAAAGAGCACCTACTTTGCGGGTAGTTCGTTATTACCCTCGTTCGATCAATACGCTGAGGCAATATGCTCTTCGCTTTATGATTCTTTTTCTCCCGAAGAACCGCCTCCACTTTTTCTTGAATCAGGAAGAGCAATGGTGGATGATTCCGGTTATCTCGTAAGCACAGTCGTTGGAAACAAGACAATGCCTAGCGGAAAGAGAGCAGTCGTATTAAATGCGGGGTTAAATCTCCTGTATGTCTCAACTTGGTATGATTTAAAAATTTCTCCCGTCAAAGATTATTCTAAAGCATATGAAGATGTGACTCTATACGGTCCACTCTGTATGAATATTGACGTTGTTCGTGAAAATGTTTTGCTTCCGAATATGTCAAGAGGAGATCACCTGGTGATTCATCCTGTTGGAGCGTATAACGTTACGCAGTGGATGCAATTTATTGAAATGCGTCCAGCAGTTATATTGATTCAACAAGGCGGCAACGTCAAAGAAATTCGTAGAAGAGAAACGGTTGATGATATCAACGCAATGGAATTGGAATAA
- a CDS encoding tetratricopeptide repeat protein, with protein sequence MKRILSLFILVIATQIVSDTLIDSYTQEAKRDYAKALETMEELSKESPNDYFIQLRTGWIALVKGDFTKSASYYQKATLIAPNAIEPRLGNVRALLALGQYKQVDIACKTILKLDSKNYFARSTLAYTNYVLANYKEAETYYESITADYPADTEMLIGLGWSYLKQGNKAKAKVLFASLKKVIPNEERVTSGASYADK encoded by the coding sequence ATGAAAAGAATACTATCACTATTTATACTTGTAATTGCGACACAGATCGTATCAGATACACTGATTGACTCGTATACGCAAGAGGCAAAGAGAGATTATGCGAAAGCATTAGAAACAATGGAAGAATTGAGTAAGGAAAGTCCAAATGATTATTTCATTCAACTAAGAACAGGTTGGATTGCACTAGTCAAAGGAGATTTTACAAAATCAGCTTCTTATTATCAAAAGGCAACCTTGATAGCTCCGAATGCAATTGAACCAAGGTTAGGAAACGTAAGAGCATTACTCGCGTTGGGACAATACAAACAAGTAGACATTGCTTGTAAAACAATCTTAAAGTTAGATAGCAAAAATTACTTTGCAAGAAGCACATTGGCTTATACCAATTATGTGCTAGCAAATTACAAAGAAGCCGAAACATACTATGAGTCGATTACTGCGGATTATCCTGCTGATACAGAAATGCTGATTGGGCTTGGATGGTCTTATCTCAAACAAGGAAATAAAGCTAAAGCCAAAGTGCTTTTTGCGTCTCTAAAAAAAGTAATTCCAAATGAGGAAAGAGTTACTTCCGGCGCTAGCTATGCGGATAAATAG
- a CDS encoding ABC transporter substrate-binding protein, translating into MRKELLPALAMRINRLPQILILILLVSCTEVKTRKSKIRLGVPPRTNFMHVFIAEEKGLFKKNGLEVELFQTENLSELYSEKKLDVICTGLTESIVFSSEGHETKIIYRFSDSFTTDIIIAGSKIKDLGSLKKKKISFDGVNSSSHIFVQQLLGKNGIQDGEYFAVNLPVNQVLAKLESGEIDAGHTTGVSLSEISKREWNIIGRSSDDPNLLSDTLSVDAKFLETHSSELKKLIQSLDEANQFYSHNSKEAIAIVATKIKKTDSEIKEDLDGLRFLTLEENQGTLKAQTEDMSKLNPQRITQNEGPTIGLQEGPRMPGIVRPDERMDSNYKSKVAGLFTAGETIIRFLKERGQIYRNPDLKTIIDDSFVKSIEAK; encoded by the coding sequence ATGAGGAAAGAGTTACTTCCGGCGCTAGCTATGCGGATAAATAGACTACCGCAGATACTCATTCTTATCCTCTTAGTCTCCTGCACGGAGGTTAAGACTAGAAAAAGTAAAATTCGTCTAGGTGTTCCGCCTAGAACGAATTTTATGCATGTGTTTATCGCAGAAGAAAAAGGCCTCTTTAAAAAGAACGGACTTGAAGTAGAGTTATTCCAAACAGAGAATCTAAGCGAACTTTATTCCGAAAAAAAATTAGACGTTATCTGCACGGGTCTGACTGAATCCATTGTATTCTCTTCTGAAGGACATGAAACAAAAATAATCTATCGTTTCAGCGATTCATTTACTACTGACATTATCATCGCTGGATCTAAAATAAAAGACTTAGGCTCACTAAAAAAGAAAAAAATTTCCTTCGATGGAGTAAATTCATCTTCGCATATTTTTGTGCAACAACTTTTAGGAAAAAATGGAATTCAAGATGGGGAATACTTTGCCGTTAACCTACCAGTGAACCAAGTCCTTGCAAAGCTAGAATCCGGTGAAATTGATGCCGGACATACAACGGGCGTTAGCCTATCGGAAATTTCGAAACGAGAATGGAATATTATTGGAAGGTCTTCCGATGATCCAAATCTACTCTCTGATACATTGAGTGTTGACGCAAAATTTTTAGAAACTCATAGTTCTGAATTAAAAAAACTCATTCAATCTTTGGATGAGGCAAATCAGTTTTATTCTCATAACTCAAAAGAAGCTATTGCTATTGTAGCTACCAAAATTAAAAAAACAGACTCAGAAATTAAAGAAGATTTGGACGGATTGAGATTTTTAACATTGGAAGAAAATCAAGGAACACTGAAGGCCCAGACAGAGGATATGTCTAAATTAAATCCACAAAGAATCACACAAAACGAAGGACCAACAATTGGTCTTCAAGAGGGACCTCGTATGCCCGGTATCGTGCGCCCCGATGAGAGAATGGATTCTAATTATAAATCAAAAGTTGCTGGACTTTTTACAGCAGGAGAAACAATCATTCGATTTCTAAAAGAAAGAGGACAGATTTACCGCAATCCGGACTTAAAGACCATTATCGACGATAGCTTTGTAAAGAGTATTGAGGCAAAATGA
- a CDS encoding lipoprotein LipL21, with amino-acid sequence MSKLKAILLFTMLMVAVSGCGSSGKEAHDVGEGGKQFEGWHGPPEDVNKKPFDYYYMKSVGKASPKAMDKRSGAMMQSTCTDAATTKVKGDLIGKLVGESIQGASGVSDGESTGAVVVREFSGKLQGVNVKECKALYKDDPEIPYSGWKECECVVFVKIPGGRDAVVAKAQELSK; translated from the coding sequence ATGTCGAAATTAAAAGCAATTTTGCTTTTTACAATGTTAATGGTTGCTGTTTCTGGTTGCGGTTCTAGCGGTAAAGAAGCTCACGATGTTGGAGAAGGTGGAAAACAGTTTGAAGGATGGCACGGTCCTCCTGAAGATGTAAATAAGAAACCTTTTGACTACTACTATATGAAGTCAGTAGGTAAAGCTTCCCCTAAAGCTATGGACAAGAGAAGTGGTGCAATGATGCAAAGCACATGCACTGATGCTGCTACAACAAAAGTAAAAGGTGATTTGATCGGTAAACTCGTAGGAGAAAGTATCCAAGGTGCATCTGGTGTTTCTGACGGTGAGTCTACAGGTGCTGTTGTTGTTAGAGAATTTTCAGGAAAATTACAAGGTGTAAACGTTAAAGAATGTAAAGCTTTGTATAAAGATGATCCAGAAATTCCATACAGTGGATGGAAAGAATGTGAGTGCGTTGTGTTTGTTAAAATTCCTGGCGGTAGAGATGCTGTCGTGGCTAAAGCACAAGAACTTTCTAAATAA